A stretch of Vulpes vulpes isolate BD-2025 chromosome 4, VulVul3, whole genome shotgun sequence DNA encodes these proteins:
- the LOC112933801 gene encoding uncharacterized protein — protein sequence MVMTPSLTFSLPRPDQRPWAPGVLEAAGRRATTGGAAGGGRRAAGGGRRAPARGEPRSASRAHTPRGPLAGLPHPRTLAPAGGGGRAQAAAAPPAADPPAPSHRGPAAGVCIVAALPGAGWVSPPRPPLARGGPRGKEARWKKASK from the exons ATGGTGATGACACCGAGTctcactttctccctcccccGCCCGGACCAACGGCCGTGGGCGCCCGGGGTGCTGGAGGCGGCCGGCCGGAGGGCGACCaccggcggggcggcgggcggcgggcggcgggcggcgggcggcgggcggcgggcgccggCCAGGGGCGAGCCCCGCTCCGCCTCGCGCGCGCACACCCCCCGCGGCCCGCTCGCCGGCCTTCCACACCCGCGCACACTCGcgcccgcgggcggcggcggccgtgCCCAGGCTGCTGCAGCGCCGCCCGCCGCAGACCCTCCCGCGCCCAGTCACCGGGGCCCGGCCGCCGGGGTGTGCATAGTAGCCGCCCTCCCGGGCGCAGGCTGGGtgtccccgccccggccgccgctcGCGCGCGGGGGGCCGAGAGGGAAG GAGGCAAGATGGAAAAAAGCCTCGAAATGA